Below is a genomic region from Henckelia pumila isolate YLH828 chromosome 3, ASM3356847v2, whole genome shotgun sequence.
AAGGAGTTGATGGCTGGAGGCCCAATTGGAATGGTTCATCGGGAAGTTTTTGTTTCGATTTAAAAGTATTGCGATTTAAACATGTATGGTAATCAGAAGGCTTATAAAGTATGCATCATCTTTGTCTTTCGTGATAGCTTCTCGGCTGTAGCAGCACCCTGCAACTTTATGATTTATAATttctttcttccttttaaatccacTTTTACCTTGGAACATCGTTGTAATGTTGTAATTATGCGATGACGAGGCTTCGTTGAGTTGAATTTTAAGTATAACCAATGTTTATTACAAGCAAATGAAGACATTTAGTCCTTTTAGATTACTTGTGTCTTTTCACTGTAATGATTAACGAATTGTTGCTTTTTTGCCAACTTGCTCTTAGTTTTATGATTCAAAGTAAGCTAGAAGCACGCTTTCTTGTGACGAGTGAGTGTTGATGCTGGGTGATTTTCTCAATTTGTAACGTTTTCTTCTTCTATGTTCACGGTTTCACTAAATCTTAGAGCATCTCCAAGCAAGATACACAGGGAAGTATTACTAATCTTGGTGGTTGAAAGCTCTCAGTTGTGGCTTAAGTAAAAATACCAAAAGATACACTGAACGGTTTATCAAATTCTTGTTTGTCCTTGAATCTTTTCCAGGTGCCCGAATCTTGAAGTCCTTTCTATCAGGAGCTGTCCTCATGTCACAGATGAAACTGTGGCTGAAATAGCATCTGGATGCCCCAAGATCAAGGAACTGGATTTCAGCTATTGCCATGAAATATCTCACAAGTCTCTGGCTACAATAGGATCACGTTGTTCCCATATAAAAGTTCTAAGGCGGAATTCAATGAATTGGCTGGACCCTTCCCAGCATATGGGAATAGTCCCAAAAGACTATCTGAATGCCTGCCCGCAAGATGGAGATGCAGAAGCTGCTGCCATCTCAAAATATATGCCTCATCTTTTGCATCTTGAACTTCGCTTCTCAAAGTTGACAGCCAGAGGCCTTGCTTTGATTGCTGAAGGGTGTGCAAATCTGGAATATATTGATCTATCTGGATGTGCAAATGTGACTATTCGCGATATTGTAAATCTGACATCTAATCTGAAGAACTTGAAACATCTCAAGAAGCCCAACTTCTATATCCCAAGGACCACTGTTCATGCTGAAAGATATGGGCATTGGAATTTGTATGATGAGCGATTTCAAACAGATGTGTTCAGAATTTGATCCGACGGTGAAAGTATGGAAGGATAACAATTGTGTTACTGCCGAACTGCTGGCGCAACTAGTCACATGACCGGGACAGGACAACTCAGGGGTGGTTTATTCCGAATCTCCGATAATGAATGTATgttaaaaattttcatataattCCATTTGTACCTCAGCTTCTGTTGAATGTTGTTTGTTTAGTTAGTGTGATTTGTGTAATCAACTTAACCTCATCTGTTTTCCTAGTGAAATAACCTTGTAAATATTCATTTTCTACTG
It encodes:
- the LOC140887422 gene encoding F-box protein SKIP1-like; translation: MDGEKGGEAAADWAELTEECLFNILSRLSLQDRWRGVMRVCKPWHLVCKDPCLNSVLNLDAHFDSATDLPRFWTPEFERRIDNMLRSVVVWSGGSLTEIRLSHCSARSLSLVAERCPNLEVLSIRSCPHVTDETVAEIASGCPKIKELDFSYCHEISHKSLATIGSRCSHIKVLRRNSMNWLDPSQHMGIVPKDYLNACPQDGDAEAAAISKYMPHLLHLELRFSKLTARGLALIAEGCANLEYIDLSGCANVTIRDIVNLTSNLKNLKHLKKPNFYIPRTTVHAERYGHWNLYDERFQTDVFRI